In Nostoc sp. CENA543, a single genomic region encodes these proteins:
- a CDS encoding S-layer family protein, giving the protein MKSTFTASILISIILTSALEHNSVHAQVISDHTLKTDVSGSSDYIITNGTRVENNLFHSFSQFSVPSGGSASFHNATDIQNIFSRVTGGNISRIEGVISTNGSANLFLINPAGIIFGQQASLDIKGSFVATTANSIKFADGTEFRANHLDTSPLLTMSVPIGLQMGETSGSITVQGIGNKLTDSTGFGTANASKSPIGLQAGINQTFALIGNDVNFSGGVASSNDSGHLEVGSVSTGTVRLNATSTGWVGDYSTVSQFNNIHLAQESLLNATGSNGSILLQGQNISLTEGSAALLQNLGTQTSGGIIVNATGSLNLAGNTSNGQLGSFLQINNFSTGQVGDIGISAAQLSLQDGARIVTRTRTSAAGSNIITKVGGTTEVSGFNQNNPAIYTAIITFSLAQGNAGNITVSTDNLQILDSGQIISVAVNSGQTGTIQVNATDQVKIAGYNPKAFSESSLSTFTQGSGNANRAVINTGRLVIQGGASLGSSSAASGSAGSVEVNASESINIEGGVTQGRTIGLPSRIFSNVEVPDAVTQAAFQLPPLPTGNSGSLKINTPLLRLTDGGAVSVKNDGTGEGGDLQIQANSIFLDNQGSITASTTSGNGGDIQLNAPDYLLMRHDSVISATAKGRGNGGNLSINSPVIVGLENSDIIANAIQGRGGNIQIATQGIIGLKFRNTLTPRVDLTNDITASSQFNIDGTVQINNVGVDPNSGLVELPANVTDPSQQIATGCSNTNTSSFVATGRGGIPQNPTQEVRSDRTWSDIRNISAFQNQPQIQAQAPTQPQIPIQATAWHRNTQGKIELVAEQSPTQSKQVFTCAAIPQS; this is encoded by the coding sequence ATGAAATCGACTTTTACTGCCTCTATACTCATCAGTATTATCTTGACATCTGCTCTTGAACACAACAGTGTTCACGCCCAGGTGATTTCTGATCACACTCTCAAAACTGATGTGAGTGGTAGTAGTGATTACATCATCACTAACGGCACGCGTGTGGAGAATAATTTATTTCATAGCTTCAGCCAATTCTCTGTGCCTAGTGGCGGTTCGGCTTCATTTCACAATGCTACTGATATTCAAAATATTTTTAGTCGGGTGACAGGTGGTAATATTTCTCGCATAGAGGGTGTCATCAGTACCAATGGCAGTGCCAATTTATTTTTAATTAACCCAGCAGGCATAATTTTTGGGCAACAAGCCAGTTTGGATATTAAGGGATCATTTGTCGCCACAACAGCCAACAGTATTAAATTTGCCGATGGAACGGAATTTAGAGCCAATCACCTCGATACCTCGCCATTATTAACGATGAGTGTACCCATTGGCTTACAGATGGGGGAGACTTCTGGTAGCATCACTGTGCAGGGAATAGGAAACAAGTTGACAGATAGTACCGGTTTTGGTACTGCCAATGCCAGCAAAAGTCCCATAGGACTACAAGCCGGAATAAATCAAACCTTCGCATTGATTGGCAATGATGTAAACTTCTCTGGCGGTGTAGCTTCCAGCAATGACAGTGGTCATTTAGAAGTGGGCAGCGTCAGTACGGGGACAGTGAGACTAAATGCTACTTCTACGGGTTGGGTGGGGGATTACTCTACTGTGTCGCAATTTAACAACATTCATCTGGCGCAAGAATCGCTTTTGAATGCCACTGGCAGCAATGGCTCAATCCTATTACAAGGGCAAAATATTAGTTTGACTGAAGGTTCTGCTGCTTTGCTCCAAAATTTGGGAACACAAACTTCTGGAGGTATCATAGTTAATGCCACAGGTTCCCTCAATCTGGCAGGGAACACAAGCAACGGTCAATTGGGAAGCTTCCTCCAAATCAACAATTTCAGCACAGGTCAAGTAGGAGATATTGGCATTTCTGCTGCCCAGTTATCTTTGCAAGATGGAGCGAGAATTGTTACCAGAACTCGGACTTCCGCAGCAGGTAGCAATATAATCACAAAGGTAGGGGGTACGACTGAGGTCAGTGGCTTTAACCAAAATAACCCAGCCATTTATACTGCGATCATCACATTTTCATTAGCGCAGGGCAATGCTGGTAACATCACAGTATCCACCGATAATCTCCAGATTCTGGATTCTGGCCAAATTATTTCTGTAGCTGTCAACTCTGGACAAACCGGCACAATCCAAGTGAATGCCACAGATCAAGTTAAAATTGCAGGTTACAACCCGAAAGCATTTTCAGAAAGTTCCCTATCTACATTTACCCAGGGTTCTGGTAATGCAAATCGAGCAGTCATCAATACTGGTCGATTAGTAATTCAAGGGGGTGCATCTCTGGGGTCTTCTAGCGCAGCCAGTGGTTCGGCAGGTAGTGTGGAAGTGAATGCTTCTGAGTCCATCAATATCGAAGGTGGTGTGACCCAGGGTAGGACTATCGGATTACCCTCACGCATCTTTTCCAACGTGGAGGTTCCCGATGCGGTCACTCAAGCTGCCTTTCAACTACCTCCTCTTCCTACCGGTAATTCAGGTTCTTTAAAAATTAACACACCATTGTTACGCCTCACAGATGGAGGTGCTGTGAGTGTGAAAAATGATGGAACTGGCGAAGGCGGAGATTTACAGATTCAAGCCAACTCAATTTTTTTAGATAATCAAGGAAGTATTACTGCATCAACAACTTCTGGAAATGGCGGGGATATCCAACTAAACGCGCCAGACTATCTGCTGATGCGTCACGATAGCGTGATTTCCGCTACTGCGAAGGGCAGAGGTAATGGTGGTAACTTGTCAATTAACTCACCAGTAATTGTAGGCTTAGAAAACAGCGACATCATTGCTAATGCGATTCAAGGTCGTGGTGGCAACATTCAGATCGCTACACAAGGTATTATTGGTCTAAAATTCCGTAATACGCTGACTCCAAGAGTTGACCTTACCAACGACATTACGGCTAGTTCTCAGTTTAATATTGATGGCACAGTGCAAATTAACAATGTTGGTGTTGACCCCAATTCAGGTTTAGTTGAACTACCAGCAAATGTCACCGATCCATCCCAACAAATTGCTACAGGCTGTTCTAATACTAATACTAGTAGTTTTGTAGCGACAGGAAGGGGTGGAATACCGCAAAATCCGACACAGGAAGTGAGGAGCGATCGCACTTGGTCTGATATCCGCAATATATCTGCATTCCAAAACCAACCGCAAATACAAGCACAAGCACCCACACAGCCACAAATCCCTATCCAAGCAACTGCCTGGCATCGTAACACCCAAGGCAAAATTGAATTAGTTGCCGAGCAATCACCTACTCAGTCTAAACAAGTCTTCACCTGTGCAGCTATACCCCAAAGTTAG
- a CDS encoding S-layer family protein, protein MKVTFTVFGLIGGIVISVIGSSCVNAQVIPDSSVGTNVSPGSEHFTITNGQRVGNNLFHSFQQFSIPKDGSAFFDNASDIQNIFSRVTGGSVSDIDGLIQANGSANLFLLNPNGIIFGSNARLNIGGSFVATTADSITFANGTEFSGIDTNATPLLTMSVPIGLQFGGHPGTISVEGTGNNQILNGTSPISGLTSTNGLQVQSGKTLALVGGNLVLNGSFLAAPGGRIELGSITQGDVDINLTPQALTLNYPDENYSFGDIHMSHRAVASARGTTPGSIQVQGKQINLEDGALLVVQNLGSQTAGDITINATESLQVMGMSPDFITSSGIINETLRAGAAGNIVITTPKLHIDRGAFVLNRTYSSAPSGDVEVKASEVSVGGIQPGNPLIAPIFGILMAATYGRGQGGDLLLSTDRLTIFGGGNVGTRSLSSGNGGNAKISADTVEVSSLNTLPGPLLISLLSANTFGAGNAGNLQLDTRKLSIQDGGLVSVSTVSFGNAGNLTINASESIDVNGMKDPENPSYIGAIARAYTVFTTTGFVNNSNSTADAGSVTINTPKLTISNQAKVFAQNQILGDAGTLAINANILHLENGGSLSTSTKVGEGGNIKLELRDYLLLRRGSLINAEAGGTGNSGNININSPIIVGLENSDIIANAVNGKGGNIEITTQGIFGLEYRSQLTPENDITASSQFGVNGTVQVHTIGVDPNSGLLELPENVTDPSQQVATGCADTSSSSFIATGRGGIPQNPSQEVRSDRTWSDIRDISAFHNTPQIQAQTPTQPQIPIQATSWHRNPQGKIELVAAKSSTNVQPSLTCAAIPQS, encoded by the coding sequence ATGAAAGTAACTTTTACAGTCTTTGGTTTAATTGGCGGAATTGTCATAAGCGTTATTGGCAGCAGTTGTGTTAATGCTCAAGTTATTCCCGATAGTTCTGTTGGGACAAATGTCTCCCCAGGTTCAGAACATTTCACGATTACTAATGGCCAGCGTGTCGGCAATAACCTGTTTCACAGTTTCCAACAATTCTCCATTCCTAAAGATGGCTCTGCTTTCTTCGACAATGCTTCCGATATCCAAAATATTTTTAGTCGTGTGACTGGTGGCAGTGTTTCTGATATTGATGGTTTAATTCAAGCTAATGGTAGTGCCAATTTATTTTTACTCAATCCCAATGGAATTATTTTTGGCTCTAATGCCAGGTTAAATATTGGTGGGTCTTTTGTAGCAACAACAGCCGATAGTATTACATTTGCTAATGGGACAGAATTTAGTGGAATCGACACCAATGCAACTCCTCTGCTGACTATGAGTGTACCAATTGGGTTACAGTTTGGTGGTCATCCGGGAACAATTTCTGTTGAGGGAACAGGGAACAATCAGATATTAAATGGCACATCTCCTATTTCGGGATTAACCAGTACCAACGGGTTACAGGTGCAATCTGGAAAAACACTAGCTTTGGTGGGTGGAAATCTTGTCCTCAATGGTAGTTTTCTGGCCGCGCCAGGAGGACGCATTGAGTTAGGAAGCATTACTCAAGGCGATGTCGACATCAATTTAACTCCTCAAGCCTTAACCCTGAACTATCCTGACGAAAACTATAGCTTTGGTGATATTCATATGAGCCACCGTGCTGTAGCCTCTGCTCGTGGAACTACTCCAGGATCAATTCAAGTCCAAGGGAAACAGATCAACCTTGAAGATGGTGCTTTACTGGTAGTACAAAATCTAGGTAGCCAAACTGCGGGTGATATTACCATCAATGCCACGGAATCGCTGCAAGTGATGGGAATGTCCCCAGACTTTATAACTTCCAGTGGAATCATCAATGAGACTCTACGAGCAGGCGCAGCCGGAAATATTGTCATTACTACCCCAAAACTCCACATTGATCGAGGTGCGTTCGTTCTGAATCGTACTTATAGTTCAGCACCCAGTGGTGATGTTGAAGTCAAAGCTAGTGAAGTATCAGTGGGTGGTATTCAACCGGGGAATCCTTTGATTGCTCCGATATTTGGCATACTGATGGCTGCAACTTATGGTAGAGGTCAAGGTGGAGATTTATTACTCTCTACCGATCGCCTGACAATTTTCGGTGGTGGTAATGTTGGTACTAGAAGCTTGTCTAGTGGCAATGGTGGCAATGCCAAAATCAGTGCTGATACTGTTGAGGTATCAAGTTTGAATACCCTCCCAGGCCCTTTATTGATTAGTTTGCTATCAGCGAATACTTTTGGTGCAGGGAATGCCGGCAATCTTCAACTTGATACCCGCAAATTGTCTATTCAAGATGGGGGTTTAGTTTCAGTTTCGACTGTGAGTTTTGGCAACGCTGGCAATCTGACGATCAACGCCTCGGAGTCAATCGATGTCAATGGCATGAAAGATCCAGAAAATCCCAGTTATATTGGAGCGATCGCTCGTGCATACACCGTGTTCACAACTACTGGTTTTGTGAATAATAGCAACTCTACCGCCGATGCCGGTAGTGTCACTATCAACACTCCCAAATTAACCATTAGCAATCAAGCAAAAGTGTTTGCCCAAAATCAGATTTTAGGTGATGCCGGGACTTTAGCAATTAATGCCAATATCTTACATCTTGAAAATGGCGGTAGTCTTTCCACATCCACAAAAGTCGGCGAAGGTGGTAATATCAAACTCGAACTGCGCGATTACTTGCTCCTGCGTCGCGGCAGCCTGATCAATGCCGAAGCAGGTGGTACAGGCAATAGCGGCAATATCAATATTAATTCACCCATCATTGTTGGGTTAGAAAACAGTGATATTATTGCCAATGCCGTCAACGGCAAAGGTGGAAATATTGAAATTACTACTCAAGGTATTTTCGGCTTAGAATATCGTTCTCAACTCACCCCAGAAAATGACATCACAGCTAGTTCCCAATTTGGGGTAAATGGTACAGTACAGGTTCATACTATCGGTGTAGATCCCAATTCTGGTTTATTAGAATTACCGGAAAATGTGACTGATCCATCCCAACAAGTTGCTACAGGCTGTGCTGATACGAGTAGTAGTAGTTTTATCGCTACAGGACGTGGTGGAATACCACAGAATCCCTCACAGGAGGTGAGGAGCGATCGCACTTGGTCTGATATTCGTGACATCTCTGCATTCCACAACACACCACAAATCCAAGCACAAACACCCACACAACCGCAAATTCCCATTCAAGCTACATCTTGGCATCGTAATCCTCAAGGCAAAATTGAATTAGTGGCAGCTAAATCTTCCACCAATGTACAGCCATCATTAACCTGTGCTGCTATTCCTCAAAGTTAA
- a CDS encoding S-layer family protein: protein MKVTVAGLGLICAIYIFAINSSVQAQIKPDSTLNTKVSGNQNYIVTDGTSVGNNLFHSFSEFSVPNDGSVTFSHSSHIQNIFSRITGNSVSYIDGAINAHANLFLLNPSGIIFGKNASLNINGSFVATTANSIKFADGVEFSAVNPTSQPLLTMTVPIGLQMGNYPAPIQVQGTGHLLNTNSSFSPLIANPSLSKLQIQSGKTLALVGGNLTLAGATLSAGTGQIELGSLGGSGLVSLVPTTQGYRLEYEQGQIFADIQLAQKSLLDVSGFNAGAVQLQGRNIEFTDGSLIFSQNYGSLAAGEINLRASAAIAMIGTTSDGKIRSWIRAEALAKGASANIDIITPRLTLQNGSGINAVTYGTANSGNIQIQAADIELSGFSPFNTSGVTSIATSTYGKGSAGDISIDGNSLLVSSGSALSSVTFGSGSSGKVTIRNQNTTISGENIYGLYSNISLTSFATGNTKDLTLDTGKLQILEGGAIGASTFFAGNGGNVHINAREAIAISGQSANNRSSINSSVLRLSPQLREFFTLPNILTANAGSVTINTPKLLLTDGGTVSVTSQGTGNGGNLQIAANQIQLKNRGLIQAQTESGNGGNISLQVGGFLLLRDRSHITATASSQGNGGNININAPIITGLENSDIIANAVQGRGGNIQITTQGMIGLQFRSELTPDNDITASSEFGVNGKVDIHNIGVDPNSGLVELPENVTDPSQQIATGCSNTNTSSFVATGRGGIPQNPTQQVRSDRTWSDIRNISAFHNTPQIQVQAPIQPQIPIQATSWHRNPQGNIELIADQSPVPVPTTLTCAATPQS from the coding sequence ATGAAGGTAACTGTTGCAGGCTTGGGTTTAATTTGTGCCATTTACATATTTGCTATTAACAGTAGTGTTCAGGCACAGATAAAACCTGATAGCACTCTCAATACCAAGGTATCTGGAAACCAGAATTACATTGTTACCGACGGTACTAGTGTCGGTAACAATTTATTCCATAGTTTTAGCGAATTCTCCGTTCCTAACGATGGTTCTGTCACCTTCAGCCATAGTTCTCATATCCAAAATATTTTTAGTCGCATTACCGGCAATAGTGTTTCTTATATTGATGGTGCTATTAATGCTCATGCCAATTTATTCCTACTCAACCCATCTGGGATAATTTTTGGCAAAAACGCCAGTTTAAATATTAATGGTTCTTTTGTAGCGACAACAGCCAATAGTATTAAATTTGCTGATGGAGTTGAATTTAGTGCTGTCAATCCCACATCTCAACCGTTATTAACAATGACTGTACCTATTGGCTTGCAAATGGGTAATTATCCTGCACCGATACAAGTCCAAGGTACAGGACATCTCCTCAATACCAACAGTAGTTTCTCTCCTTTAATTGCCAATCCTAGCCTTAGCAAACTACAAATACAGTCGGGAAAAACCTTAGCATTAGTGGGTGGAAATCTCACTTTGGCAGGTGCTACTCTGAGTGCAGGAACGGGTCAAATAGAATTAGGAAGTCTGGGAGGCTCAGGATTAGTTAGTTTAGTACCGACTACTCAGGGTTATCGATTGGAATATGAGCAGGGACAAATTTTTGCTGATATTCAACTAGCACAAAAGTCACTATTAGATGTGAGTGGGTTTAACGCTGGTGCAGTTCAACTCCAGGGAAGAAATATAGAATTTACCGATGGCTCATTGATTTTCTCTCAGAATTATGGCAGTCTGGCGGCGGGAGAAATTAATTTGCGAGCATCAGCAGCGATCGCCATGATTGGGACAACAAGCGATGGTAAAATTCGCAGTTGGATTCGTGCAGAAGCCTTAGCAAAGGGAGCTAGCGCAAATATCGATATTATCACTCCCCGGCTAACACTCCAAAATGGTTCGGGAATTAATGCTGTAACCTATGGAACTGCTAACAGTGGTAACATTCAGATTCAAGCTGCCGATATCGAGTTATCTGGCTTCTCACCCTTTAATACTAGTGGTGTGACTTCCATTGCTACTAGCACATATGGTAAAGGGTCAGCCGGCGATATTTCAATTGACGGAAATAGTTTACTGGTTTCCAGTGGCTCTGCATTATCTTCTGTGACGTTTGGCAGTGGTTCTAGTGGTAAAGTCACGATTCGCAATCAAAACACGACAATTAGTGGAGAAAATATTTATGGACTTTATAGCAATATTAGTTTAACTAGCTTTGCAACTGGAAATACCAAAGACTTGACTTTAGATACTGGGAAATTACAAATTCTAGAAGGAGGAGCGATAGGAGCATCAACATTCTTTGCTGGTAATGGGGGAAATGTACATATCAATGCCAGGGAAGCGATCGCTATTAGTGGTCAAAGTGCTAACAATCGTAGTAGTATCAACTCGTCTGTTTTGCGTTTAAGTCCACAATTACGGGAATTCTTTACGTTGCCAAATATACTGACGGCAAACGCGGGGAGTGTTACTATTAACACACCAAAATTGCTCCTGACAGATGGTGGTACTGTGAGCGTGACTAGCCAAGGTACTGGTAACGGTGGTAATCTTCAAATCGCTGCCAATCAAATCCAATTAAAAAATCGCGGGTTAATTCAAGCACAGACCGAATCTGGTAATGGTGGTAATATTAGTTTGCAAGTAGGTGGTTTTTTACTGCTACGCGATCGCAGTCATATAACTGCTACAGCCAGTAGCCAGGGGAATGGAGGTAATATCAATATCAATGCACCCATCATCACTGGATTAGAAAACAGCGATATTATCGCGAATGCAGTGCAAGGCAGAGGTGGTAATATTCAAATCACCACTCAGGGAATGATTGGATTACAATTTCGTTCTGAACTTACCCCAGACAATGACATTACAGCCAGTTCAGAGTTTGGTGTTAACGGCAAAGTTGATATTCATAATATTGGTGTTGATCCGAATTCTGGTTTAGTGGAATTACCGGAGAATGTGACTGACCCATCACAACAAATTGCTACAGGCTGTTCTAATACTAATACTAGTAGTTTTGTCGCCACAGGACGGGGTGGCATACCGCAAAATCCGACACAACAAGTGAGGAGCGATCGCACTTGGTCTGATATCCGCAATATCTCTGCATTCCACAACACACCACAAATCCAAGTACAAGCACCCATACAGCCACAAATTCCCATCCAAGCCACATCCTGGCATCGTAACCCTCAAGGCAACATCGAATTGATTGCAGATCAATCTCCCGTGCCAGTGCCAACAACATTAACCTGTGCTGCCACTCCTCAAAGTTGA
- a CDS encoding DUF2382 domain-containing protein, whose amino-acid sequence MPLYKLEEFDPNYRETFGGADVKSLELYTESGVLVGSIADALVDQDGRFRYLVISTNLDTIQKKILLPIGLSHINYPAKRVYVDGLSKEQVEHLPEYHDNLVLDEDYEEKVRHVFRPSTSDTIPGKESYSYQKEPDLYNLNDQYHQTFRLYEERLIANKQRVKTGEVAVGKHIETETTRVRVPVQKERVVIERVTPTVADTIVDPKEVKFQSGEVARIEVYEETPEIRKQAFVREEVRVKKVIEQETVEAQDTIRREELDIDTTGETTLRSS is encoded by the coding sequence ATGCCTCTCTATAAACTGGAAGAATTTGACCCCAACTATCGAGAAACCTTTGGTGGTGCTGATGTTAAATCATTGGAACTATATACCGAAAGTGGGGTGTTAGTTGGCTCAATTGCTGATGCTTTGGTTGACCAAGATGGACGTTTTCGTTATCTGGTCATCTCTACTAATTTAGATACAATTCAGAAAAAAATATTATTACCTATTGGACTTTCTCACATTAATTATCCGGCAAAACGCGTCTATGTAGATGGACTCAGTAAAGAACAAGTAGAACATCTACCAGAATACCATGATAATTTGGTCTTAGATGAAGATTACGAAGAAAAAGTCCGCCATGTTTTTCGCCCCTCAACTAGTGACACAATTCCAGGTAAAGAAAGTTACAGCTATCAAAAAGAACCAGATTTATACAATTTAAATGATCAATATCATCAAACATTCAGACTCTACGAAGAACGCTTAATTGCTAATAAACAACGTGTGAAAACTGGGGAAGTAGCTGTTGGTAAGCATATTGAAACTGAAACTACAAGAGTTAGAGTACCTGTTCAAAAAGAACGTGTTGTGATTGAAAGAGTCACTCCAACAGTTGCAGACACTATAGTAGATCCGAAAGAGGTTAAATTCCAATCTGGAGAAGTAGCACGCATAGAAGTTTATGAAGAAACCCCAGAAATCCGCAAGCAAGCTTTTGTGAGAGAGGAAGTCAGAGTCAAAAAAGTCATCGAGCAAGAAACTGTAGAAGCTCAAGACACCATTCGGCGGGAAGAATTAGATATTGACACAACAGGTGAAACTACCTTGCGATCGTCATAA
- a CDS encoding S-layer family protein, whose amino-acid sequence MKLTLVRFGILTTVYICAVNNNGVYAQVIPDHTLNTQVSGSSNYTIIEGTRVGNNLFHSFHQFSVPINGSASFQNAADIQNIFSRVTGNNISQIDGLIQTNGSANLFLLNPAGIIFGSHARLNIGGSFVGTTAETITFADGSKFSNTDTNTSPLLIMSVPVGLQFGSNPGGITVQGTGHNAQLSDSVQVSGLNLNTRGLQLQPGKTLALLGKDIALEGGLLSAPGGLIELGAINNGNVTLNSTLQGFAFQYSQVPSFGNIQITQRALASTRDFNGESGGSIHIQGKQVSIRDGSMILIQNRSPMTAGDITIDASGSLEIIGKSPDFQSSSSLVNESTALGAAGNIIINSPRLNIDQGGYIYNRTFSTAPGGNITINTNETRVNGFASGDPSAFRAVSQILAASYAGGKGGNISVSTQKLSVLAGGNIAARPYGLGSGGDLTVKADTVEVNNAGTPTGFYFSLISTATFGSGNAGNLAIDTRKLSVQAGGRVSASSIILGNAGVLNINASESIDVSGVKDADNPSYIGTAVRPFGTFAQISRASAGNTTINTPVLNITDGATVFVQNTGLGTAGNLLINANILKLDNNASILASKKAGDGGNINLQLRDVLLMRRGSLINAEAGSNGNGGNISINSPNVIGLENSDIIANAVQGKGGNIQITTQGIIGLEYRNLLNPREVLSNDITASSQFSVSGTVQINNVGIDPNSGLVELPENVTDPSQQIATGCSNTNSSSFIATGRGGVPQNPTQEVRSDRPWSDIRNLTAFHNQSQVQSQIPTPPDVPVQATSWYRNHHGKIELVANNSHVQTQPSLTCAALTPHHDKFSRKSEGI is encoded by the coding sequence ATGAAATTAACTTTGGTTAGGTTTGGCATTCTCACTACAGTCTACATCTGTGCAGTTAATAACAATGGTGTTTACGCCCAAGTAATTCCTGATCACACTCTCAATACTCAGGTCAGTGGTAGTAGTAATTATACCATCATAGAAGGTACGCGTGTTGGTAATAACCTGTTTCACAGCTTTCATCAATTTTCCGTTCCTATCAATGGTTCAGCCTCATTTCAAAACGCTGCTGATATTCAGAATATTTTCAGCCGAGTCACAGGAAATAATATTTCCCAAATTGATGGTTTGATTCAAACCAATGGCAGTGCGAATCTGTTTTTACTCAACCCCGCAGGGATAATTTTCGGTTCTCATGCTCGTTTAAATATCGGGGGATCATTTGTCGGGACAACTGCTGAGACTATTACATTTGCGGATGGGAGTAAATTTAGTAACACAGACACCAACACATCCCCCTTGTTAATCATGAGTGTACCTGTTGGGCTGCAATTTGGTAGTAACCCAGGAGGGATTACAGTTCAAGGTACAGGACATAATGCCCAATTAAGTGACTCAGTGCAAGTTTCTGGACTAAATCTCAATACTAGAGGATTACAATTACAACCAGGGAAAACACTAGCGTTATTAGGCAAAGATATAGCCTTAGAAGGTGGACTGCTCTCTGCACCAGGAGGACTAATAGAATTGGGTGCTATTAACAATGGCAATGTGACTCTCAATTCTACTTTGCAAGGATTTGCCTTCCAGTATTCCCAAGTTCCCAGTTTTGGCAATATTCAAATTACCCAACGAGCCTTAGCATCGACACGGGATTTCAATGGAGAAAGTGGAGGATCTATCCATATCCAGGGGAAGCAAGTCAGTATCCGCGATGGCTCGATGATATTAATCCAAAATCGCAGTCCAATGACGGCTGGTGATATTACCATTGATGCTTCAGGGTCTTTAGAAATTATTGGCAAGTCGCCTGATTTTCAAAGTTCCAGCAGTTTAGTAAATGAAAGTACAGCCTTGGGTGCGGCGGGGAATATTATCATTAATTCTCCACGATTGAATATTGATCAGGGTGGGTATATCTATAACCGCACTTTCAGCACAGCACCAGGGGGCAATATTACCATCAACACCAATGAAACACGGGTTAATGGTTTTGCATCTGGTGATCCTTCTGCGTTTCGAGCAGTTAGTCAAATATTAGCTGCTTCCTATGCAGGCGGAAAAGGTGGCAATATTTCTGTTTCTACTCAAAAGCTGTCAGTTTTAGCTGGGGGAAATATAGCAGCTAGACCCTATGGTTTGGGTAGTGGGGGCGATTTGACGGTGAAGGCGGACACTGTTGAAGTAAATAATGCTGGAACTCCCACTGGCTTTTATTTTAGTCTCATCTCTACTGCCACATTTGGGTCTGGTAACGCCGGAAATTTGGCGATTGATACTCGTAAATTGTCAGTGCAAGCTGGCGGGAGAGTATCTGCTTCTAGCATAATTTTAGGTAATGCTGGTGTACTCAATATTAATGCTTCCGAATCGATTGATGTAAGTGGGGTCAAGGATGCAGACAATCCTAGCTATATCGGTACGGCTGTGCGTCCTTTTGGTACATTTGCCCAAATTTCCCGTGCGAGTGCAGGTAACACCACCATCAACACTCCTGTTTTAAATATTACTGATGGAGCAACGGTTTTTGTTCAAAATACTGGTTTGGGTACGGCTGGTAATCTGCTAATTAATGCCAACATCCTCAAACTTGACAATAATGCCAGTATTCTAGCATCTAAAAAAGCTGGAGATGGAGGCAATATCAATCTGCAACTGCGGGATGTATTATTGATGCGTCGTGGTAGCTTGATCAATGCGGAAGCAGGTAGTAATGGCAATGGTGGCAACATTAGTATTAACTCTCCCAATGTGATTGGTCTAGAAAATAGCGACATCATTGCCAACGCTGTACAAGGAAAGGGTGGCAATATTCAAATCACAACTCAGGGAATTATTGGTTTGGAGTACCGTAATCTTCTCAATCCTAGAGAGGTTTTGAGTAATGACATTACTGCTAGTTCCCAATTTAGTGTTAGTGGTACAGTTCAAATTAATAATGTGGGCATTGATCCTAATTCCGGTTTAGTGGAATTACCGGAGAATGTGACTGATCCATCCCAACAAATAGCTACTGGTTGTTCTAATACTAATAGTAGTAGTTTTATCGCCACAGGACGGGGTGGTGTACCGCAAAATCCCACACAGGAGGTGAGGAGCGATCGCCCTTGGTCAGATATCCGCAATCTGACAGCATTCCACAACCAATCGCAGGTACAATCCCAAATACCTACACCTCCAGACGTACCTGTGCAAGCTACTTCTTGGTATCGCAATCATCACGGCAAAATTGAGTTAGTTGCAAATAACTCCCATGTTCAAACACAACCATCATTAACTTGTGCAGCTTTGACTCCCCATCATGACAAATTCAGTCGCAAGTCAGAGGGAATCTAG